From Microcaecilia unicolor chromosome 11, aMicUni1.1, whole genome shotgun sequence, the proteins below share one genomic window:
- the TSSK2 gene encoding testis-specific serine/threonine-protein kinase 2 — MDDATILKKKGYTLGINLGEGSYAKVKSAYSERLKINVAVKIIDRKKAPPDFLEKFLPREMDILAAMNHRYIIKTYEIFETSEGKVYMIMELGVQGDLLEFIKCRGALPEDLSRKLFRQLAMGIKYCHDFDIVHRDLKCENLLLDKDFNIKLSDFGFSKRCSRDEAGKLVLSKTFCGSAAYAAPEVLQGVPYQPKIYDIWSLGVILFIMVCGSMPYDDSNIKRMLRIQKEHRIDFPRNKKLTVECKELIYRMLQPDVNRRYTVDDVLSHTWMQITSKHKLSTITSASNPHCKENDCSKTGSRTDESEDSQDGHDDDDYTGTSGPSQQQSTSSIKGERDNRSTKNT; from the coding sequence ATGGATGATGCCACCATTCTTAAGAAAAAAGGTTACACCTTGGGGATCAATTTGGGAGAAGGGTCTTATGCTAAGGTCAAATCTGCATATTCTGAACGGCTCAAGATCAATGTGGCTGTCAAAATTATTGACAGGAAAAAGGCTCCTcctgattttttggaaaaatttCTACCTCGGGAAATGGATATTCTGGCTGCCATGAACCATCGCTACATCATAAAGACTTACGAAATTTTTGAGACATCGGAGGGCAAAGTCTACATGATCATGGAACTTGGTGTGCAAGGAGATCTGCTGGAGTTCATTAAGTGCCGTGGAGCCTTGCCAGAAGATCTTTCCCGCAAACTGTTTCGGCAATTGGCAATGGGCATCAAATACTGCCATGATTTTGACATTGTTCACAGAGATCTCAAGTGTGAGAACCTTCTCCTGGATAAGGACTTTAACATCAAATTGTCTGATTTTGGGTTTTCTAAACGATGTAGCCGTGATGAGGCTGGGAAGCTTGTGCTTAGTAAAACCTTCTGTGGATCAGCCGCCTACGCAGCCCCTGAAGTCCTGCAGGGGGTTCCTTATCAGCCCAAGATATATGACATATGGAGTCTGGGGGTAATTCTATTCATCATGGTCTGTGGATCCATGCCATATGACGACTCAAACATTAAACGTATGCTGAGGATACAGAAGGAGCACAGAATAGACTTCCCCAGAAATAAAAAGTTAACAGTTGAGTGCAAAGAGCTTATATATCGCATGCTACAGCCAGATGTCAACCGCCGATACACCGTTGATGATGTTTTAAGTCACACCTGGATGCAGATCACTAGCAAACACAAGCTCTCTACAATCACTTCAGCTTCCAACCCACATTGCAAAGAAAATGATTGCTCGAAGACTGGTTCAAGGACAGATGAAAGTGAGGATTCCCAAGATGGGCATGATGATGACGACTACACAGGCACCTCGGGACCCAGTCAGCAGCAATCTACTTCCAGCATCAAAGGGGAAAGAGACAACAGATCTACCAAGAACACTTAA